From Chiloscyllium plagiosum isolate BGI_BamShark_2017 chromosome 47, ASM401019v2, whole genome shotgun sequence, the proteins below share one genomic window:
- the LOC122544235 gene encoding uromodulin-like: protein MVLSNQLPDEGSKRFAVAQDTQATILPTSSVGGSFPDPCADQGCTEWERCGQRHGNIGCVCTNQTRSRIDNTFDYSLSCNGTGSAVSLSRCMLFDVGLSTDSLHLNDPSCVGSTSRGRVIFPFVSNRITCGNKLQVNSTHFIYSNAIRGLTEADSGAIITRQRNVTIEFSCAYPLTMNISSSVVISTMQSVINITLPGGQKLFESKMVVYRDSGYSQPFNQTPVVLDINSKIYVGTIVSGVDASRFVLTLKNCWATPGSDPKQATHWVFITEQCPTVHDSSVNVEESGHSTVARFSLSLFQFVGDSSGIYIHCQIQLCDVQSSRCLMECLQRRASGSHNNGSIHTIGPFQLKSHDKGEFNGATSWQSTAWVTMAMLWFPVILGCCHDWAWCFLGDDQQ, encoded by the exons ATGGTCCTCTCCAACCAGCTCCCTGATGAaggctccaaaa GGTTTGCTGTGGCCCAGGACACCCAAG CCACCATCTTGCCGACAAGTTCAG TTGGTGGATCCTTCCCAGACCCTTGTGCAGATCAGGGTTGCACTGAGTGGGAGAGATGTGGTCAACGTCATGGGAACATTGGCTGTGTTTGCACTAACCAGACACGTTCCAGGATCGACAACACCTTCG ATTACTCTCTGAGCTGTAACGGCACTGGCAGTGCAGTATCCCTCTCCCGCTGCATGTTGTTTGATGTTGGACTCTCCACCGATAGCTTACATCTGAATGACCCCAGTTGTGTGGGAAGCACTAGCCGAGGCCGAGTGATCTTTCCGTTTGTCAGTAACAGAATCACCTGCGGTAACAAACTCCAG GTGAACAGCACACACTTCATCTATTCCAATGCCATCAGAGGGCTAACTGAAGCTGATTCTGGGGCAATCATCACAAGGCAACGGAATGTTACGATTGAATTCTCATGTGCCTATCCCCTAACCATGAATATCTCCTCGTCAGTGGTAATCTCAACCATGCAGAG TGTTATAAACATCACCTTGCCAGGTGGTCAGAAGCTCTTTGAATCGAAGATGGTAGTTTATCGTGACTCTGGTTACAGCCAGCCCTTCAACCAGACCCCAGTTGTGCTGGACATCAACAGTAAAATCTACGTCGGAACAATTGTGTCGGGTGTTGATGCCAGTCGATTTGTGCTGACATTGAAGAACTGCTGGGCGACCCCTGGGAGTGATCCAAAGCAAGCAACTCACTGGGTCTTCATCACTGAGCA GTGCCCAACTGTACACGACAGTTCAGTAAATGTTGAAGAAAGTGGACACTCCACTGTCGCTCGTTTTTCTCTGAGCCTCTTCCAGTTTGTTGGAGATTCAAGTGGAATTTACATTCATTGCCAAATACAGCTGTGTGACGTACAAAGCAGTCGTTGTTTGATG GAATGCCTCCAAAGAAGAGCCAGTGGAAGCCACAACAATGGGAGCATTCACACTATTGGTCCTTTCCAGTTAAAGTCCCATGATAAAG GAGAATTTAATGGTGCAACTTCCTGGCAAAGTACAGCCTGGGTCACTATGGCAATGCTGTGGTTCCCTGTGATTCTTGGATGTTGCCACGATTGGGCATGGTGTTTCCTTGGGGATGACCAACAATAA